A DNA window from Chitinibacter fontanus contains the following coding sequences:
- a CDS encoding tetratricopeptide repeat protein, with translation MSTIISEQAYFEAEYASTLALLAQNLQQAQQAAQQLCKWARQSKNLEWLGLSLRVLAKCQKALGQPNEAIASLQASIRHYKRHKLMPQAMQSYDELANLLHEQLAYYPALDAWLQSLEVATVLQASYGCIRAYLGIGKVHFAFGDYRKAMHFHQIAHNLSQPLQDKALECELNLNLAADAYRLGKYQEALSALEQISAHLPAGQKQPEWEAEVLTYNGLIQMHFEHFSEAQELLSQAYLLFRKHHLIAGQGQVMLALATCFAALQQADLAEECLQEAARLSDEHQLLPLAIESHTQLAKLYLDTGQYQAALSHRKRLHELVAGQHDQRGFPMQLSNQTKARLRRIERELETRKSILRLQSYVA, from the coding sequence ATGAGCACCATTATTAGTGAACAAGCCTACTTCGAGGCTGAATATGCCAGCACCTTAGCATTGCTGGCCCAAAATCTTCAGCAAGCCCAACAGGCTGCGCAGCAATTATGTAAATGGGCTCGGCAATCAAAAAACCTCGAATGGCTCGGCCTAAGCCTGCGGGTACTAGCAAAGTGCCAAAAAGCACTGGGGCAACCAAATGAGGCCATTGCCAGCCTGCAAGCCAGTATTCGGCATTACAAACGCCACAAACTCATGCCGCAAGCGATGCAGAGTTATGACGAATTAGCCAATCTACTACACGAACAGCTAGCCTATTACCCCGCGCTGGATGCGTGGTTGCAATCACTTGAAGTTGCAACGGTGCTGCAAGCTTCCTACGGCTGTATTCGCGCTTATTTAGGGATTGGCAAAGTGCATTTTGCCTTTGGCGACTACCGCAAAGCCATGCATTTTCATCAAATTGCGCATAATTTGAGCCAGCCCTTGCAAGATAAGGCACTGGAATGTGAACTCAACCTCAATCTAGCCGCCGATGCCTACCGCTTGGGCAAATATCAAGAAGCACTCAGCGCACTGGAGCAAATTTCCGCCCATTTACCCGCTGGGCAAAAACAGCCGGAATGGGAAGCGGAAGTTCTTACCTACAATGGCTTGATTCAAATGCACTTTGAGCATTTTTCGGAAGCACAAGAGCTGCTAAGCCAGGCTTATCTATTATTTAGAAAACATCATCTGATTGCCGGGCAAGGTCAGGTCATGCTGGCGCTAGCAACCTGCTTTGCAGCACTGCAGCAAGCCGATCTGGCCGAAGAATGCCTGCAAGAAGCAGCTCGGCTTAGTGATGAGCATCAGTTGCTGCCACTCGCGATTGAATCACATACCCAATTAGCCAAGCTTTATCTGGATACGGGGCAATATCAAGCAGCGCTCAGCCATCGCAAACGCCTGCATGAGCTGGTCGCTGGCCAGCATGACCAGCGAGGGTTCCCAATGCAACTATCAAATCAAACCAAAGCCCGCTTGCGCCGGATCGAGCGGGAACTAGAAACACGTAAATCAATATTACGTCTGCAATCCTACGTCGCTTGA
- the gshB gene encoding glutathione synthase: MHILFVADPLDSFKIYKDSTYAMMREANARGHQVWVCLAGDLRLKDGVVEATAQQIGFTDSQVNHDWYHVQQARTIALRDIDAVVMRKDPPFDQQYLYATQLFSLAEAQGAKVFNRGQALRDFNEKLAIFQFAQYIAPTMVSQNMADIRAFVSEHGDVIVKPLDGMGGAGIFRITNTDANLGSILEMLSHNGERLVMAQKYLPAIKDGDKRVLLIDGVPVDWCLARIPQNGETRGNLAAGGAGVARPLSARDREIAEALGPQLAAQGLLLVGLDIIGENLTEVNVTSPTCFQEITAQSGINVAALFIDALERKCA, translated from the coding sequence ATGCACATCCTGTTTGTCGCCGACCCACTCGATAGCTTTAAGATTTACAAAGACTCGACCTACGCGATGATGCGCGAAGCGAATGCGCGCGGGCATCAGGTTTGGGTGTGTTTGGCCGGTGATTTACGGCTAAAAGACGGTGTGGTCGAGGCTACAGCGCAGCAGATTGGCTTTACGGATTCACAGGTCAATCATGATTGGTATCACGTCCAACAAGCACGCACCATCGCCTTGCGCGATATTGATGCAGTGGTGATGCGCAAAGATCCTCCGTTTGATCAGCAATATTTATACGCCACGCAATTATTTAGTCTCGCCGAGGCGCAAGGTGCGAAGGTATTTAATCGTGGTCAGGCGCTGCGCGACTTTAATGAAAAACTGGCGATTTTCCAGTTTGCACAATATATCGCCCCGACGATGGTCAGCCAGAATATGGCCGATATTCGCGCCTTTGTCAGCGAACATGGCGATGTGATTGTCAAACCGCTCGATGGGATGGGTGGGGCGGGTATCTTCCGCATCACCAATACGGATGCTAACTTGGGCAGCATACTGGAGATGCTTAGCCATAATGGCGAACGGTTGGTAATGGCGCAAAAATATCTACCCGCAATTAAAGATGGTGATAAACGCGTATTGCTAATCGACGGCGTACCGGTGGATTGGTGCTTGGCACGGATTCCGCAAAATGGCGAAACGCGTGGCAATCTGGCGGCAGGCGGTGCGGGCGTGGCGCGCCCATTGTCAGCACGCGATCGCGAAATTGCCGAGGCGCTGGGCCCGCAATTGGCGGCGCAGGGCTTGCTGCTGGTTGGGCTCGACATCATTGGCGAGAATCTAACCGAAGTGAACGTCACCAGCCCCACGTGTTTTCAGGAAATCACCGCCCAATCGGGCATCAATGTCGCCGCGTTGTTTATCGACGCGCTCGAAAGAAAATGCGCGTGA
- a CDS encoding YgiQ family radical SAM protein: MNSAHASVKPIYELPAGVTPRKPAPFLPMSRKEMDQLGWDECDIIIVTGDAYIDHPSFGMALLGRLLEAQGFRVGIISQPDWTSAEDFKQLGKPRLYFGVTAGNMDSMINRYTADKKPRSDDAYTAGGMAGKRPDRALNVYCQRCREAYPGVQIMAGGIEASLRRIAQYDYWSDKIRQSALIYSKADLLLFGNAERALVEVTQRVAAGEKMSEIRDVRGTAFLAPHGWMPEGWVELDSSVVDIPGKIDPHINPYADESERQQANQSDTPADGVQAIKIVSREARLAARREVRGRTVIRIPSFETVTYDPVSYAHASRTLHLESNPGNARALVQQHGERDVWMNPPPIPLETAEMDYAFDQYFARNPHPSYGEQVIPAWDMIRFSINIMRGCFGGCTFCSITEHEGRIIQSRSEGSILREIEEIRDKTEGFTGHISDLGGPTANMYRLACKDPKIERSCRRLSCVYPGICENLNTDHSSLIQLYRKARKIDGVKKITIGSGLRYDLAVESPEYVKELVTHHVSGYLKIAPEHTEEGPLSKMMKPGIGTFERFKDMFDHYSKLAGKKQYLIPYFIAAHPGTSDEDMLNLALWLKKNNFRPDQVQAFTPTPMAMATTMWHTKRNPLKRIARSSEKVDIIKDEKRRRIHKAFLRYHDPKNWPILREALISMGRADLIGTGPKQLIPPESAAEKTMQAPKGNARGGGGPGSVGKIPNRGKSPQGSTRNATGAIPRGKPTGHTGSAKPLGSKPVGARSHSGKATAMTKKPR; this comes from the coding sequence ATGAATTCTGCTCACGCCTCAGTCAAGCCCATTTACGAACTACCCGCCGGTGTAACACCGCGCAAGCCTGCACCTTTCCTGCCGATGAGCCGCAAGGAAATGGATCAGCTCGGCTGGGATGAGTGCGACATCATCATTGTGACGGGCGACGCGTATATCGATCACCCGAGTTTTGGCATGGCGCTGCTCGGGCGTTTACTCGAGGCGCAAGGCTTTCGCGTCGGCATCATCAGCCAGCCGGATTGGACTTCGGCCGAAGATTTCAAGCAACTGGGCAAACCGCGACTGTATTTCGGCGTCACCGCCGGCAATATGGATTCGATGATCAACCGCTACACCGCGGATAAAAAGCCGCGTTCGGACGATGCGTATACTGCCGGTGGCATGGCGGGCAAACGCCCTGATCGCGCGCTGAATGTATATTGCCAACGCTGCCGCGAAGCGTATCCGGGCGTACAGATTATGGCCGGTGGTATTGAGGCCAGCTTGCGCCGCATTGCGCAGTACGATTACTGGAGCGACAAAATCCGCCAGTCGGCGCTGATTTATTCCAAAGCCGATTTACTGCTGTTTGGTAATGCCGAGCGCGCGCTGGTTGAAGTGACGCAACGCGTGGCGGCCGGTGAAAAAATGAGCGAAATCCGCGATGTGCGCGGCACGGCTTTTTTGGCGCCGCATGGCTGGATGCCCGAAGGTTGGGTTGAGCTAGACTCATCTGTCGTTGATATTCCGGGCAAAATTGATCCGCATATCAACCCGTATGCCGATGAAAGCGAACGCCAGCAAGCTAATCAGAGCGATACCCCTGCTGATGGCGTGCAGGCCATCAAAATTGTTTCACGTGAAGCGCGCCTGGCCGCGCGCCGCGAAGTACGTGGCCGCACGGTGATTCGGATTCCATCGTTTGAAACCGTCACCTACGATCCGGTTAGCTACGCGCACGCCAGCCGCACGCTGCATTTGGAATCCAACCCCGGCAACGCACGGGCGTTAGTGCAGCAACACGGCGAGCGCGATGTGTGGATGAACCCACCGCCGATTCCGCTTGAAACCGCGGAGATGGATTATGCGTTTGACCAGTATTTCGCACGCAATCCGCACCCAAGCTACGGCGAACAGGTGATTCCGGCGTGGGACATGATCCGTTTCTCGATCAATATCATGCGCGGCTGTTTTGGCGGCTGTACCTTCTGTTCGATCACCGAGCACGAAGGCCGGATTATCCAAAGCCGTTCGGAAGGCTCGATCCTGCGCGAGATCGAAGAAATCCGCGACAAGACCGAAGGCTTTACCGGCCACATTTCTGACCTTGGCGGGCCAACCGCGAATATGTATCGCCTCGCGTGCAAAGACCCAAAAATCGAACGCTCTTGTCGCCGTTTAAGCTGCGTGTATCCGGGCATTTGTGAAAACCTGAATACCGACCACAGCAGTCTGATTCAGCTCTACCGCAAGGCGCGCAAAATTGATGGCGTGAAAAAAATCACCATCGGCTCAGGATTGCGTTACGACTTGGCCGTCGAATCACCTGAATACGTCAAAGAGCTGGTTACGCACCACGTGTCGGGCTATTTGAAAATCGCTCCGGAGCACACCGAAGAAGGCCCATTGTCGAAGATGATGAAGCCCGGCATCGGCACCTTCGAGCGGTTTAAAGATATGTTTGATCACTACAGCAAGCTCGCGGGCAAAAAGCAGTATTTGATCCCCTACTTCATCGCCGCACACCCGGGCACTAGCGACGAAGACATGCTGAACTTGGCGCTGTGGCTGAAGAAAAATAACTTCCGCCCCGACCAAGTGCAAGCGTTTACGCCAACGCCGATGGCAATGGCCACTACGATGTGGCATACCAAACGCAATCCGCTCAAACGCATCGCGCGCAGCTCGGAAAAAGTCGACATTATCAAAGACGAAAAACGCCGCCGGATTCACAAAGCGTTCTTGCGCTATCACGACCCGAAAAACTGGCCAATCTTGCGCGAAGCACTGATCAGCATGGGCCGCGCCGATTTAATCGGCACCGGGCCCAAACAATTGATTCCGCCCGAATCGGCGGCTGAAAAAACCATGCAAGCACCGAAGGGCAACGCGCGCGGCGGCGGCGGGCCGGGCTCAGTCGGCAAGATACCTAACCGGGGTAAGTCCCCACAGGGCAGCACCAGAAATGCAACTGGCGCAATACCACGTGGTAAGCCTACTGGCCATACAGGCAGTGCGAAACCGCTGGGCAGTAAACCCGTAGGCGCTCGAAGTCACAGCGGGAAAGCCACAGCAATGACTAAAAAGCCACGCTAA
- a CDS encoding FAD:protein FMN transferase has protein sequence MRVKHNFSRLLSRGLLLATAFLLTACGKNELYQQESYVFGTRVQISIYGLDEAVAAKHAAAVLAELDRLHRKLHAWQPSEITRLNTAFKNGETTEVDLELLAMLNAAKNYAQQSDQLFNPAVGGLVTLWGFHRDTFAPVIADQQKIAALLAAQPTMNNLVIDGANVSSNNPAVEIDLGGFAKGWALDHSAKYLRQQRVLNALINIGGNVLALGKKDQEPWTVGLQHPRQPEAMATIALKDGESIGTSGDYQRYFMLGNKRYSHLIDPRTGQPAQGVQAVSIIAPPSQNAGLISDVATKPMFIGGVASSWMYAQRFGVKDVLVINEQGDAFISASLQARIKWLKKPTHLYRLR, from the coding sequence ATGCGCGTGAAGCACAACTTTTCTCGCCTGCTAAGCCGTGGCCTGCTACTTGCCACGGCTTTTTTGCTGACAGCCTGCGGCAAAAACGAGCTGTACCAACAAGAAAGTTATGTATTTGGCACTCGGGTGCAAATCAGTATTTATGGGCTAGATGAAGCAGTAGCCGCCAAACATGCAGCGGCGGTGCTGGCCGAACTTGATCGCTTGCACCGCAAACTGCATGCTTGGCAGCCCTCGGAGATCACCCGACTCAATACCGCCTTTAAAAATGGTGAAACCACTGAGGTCGATCTGGAATTGCTGGCGATGTTAAACGCGGCGAAAAACTACGCGCAGCAAAGCGATCAGTTGTTCAACCCTGCCGTTGGGGGCCTGGTGACATTGTGGGGCTTTCATCGCGACACCTTTGCCCCTGTTATTGCCGATCAACAGAAGATTGCTGCGCTGCTAGCTGCGCAGCCAACAATGAATAATCTAGTGATCGACGGCGCCAATGTCAGCAGCAACAACCCTGCAGTTGAAATTGATCTGGGTGGCTTTGCCAAAGGCTGGGCGCTGGATCATTCGGCGAAATACCTACGCCAGCAACGCGTGCTAAATGCTTTAATCAATATTGGTGGCAATGTCTTGGCGCTCGGAAAAAAAGACCAAGAACCTTGGACGGTGGGTTTACAACATCCACGCCAACCCGAGGCGATGGCCACTATTGCCCTCAAAGATGGCGAATCGATCGGTACTTCGGGTGATTATCAACGTTATTTTATGCTGGGCAATAAACGCTACAGCCATTTGATCGACCCTCGCACAGGACAACCGGCTCAAGGTGTACAAGCGGTGAGCATTATTGCCCCACCCAGTCAGAACGCCGGCCTGATCTCGGATGTGGCAACCAAACCAATGTTCATTGGTGGCGTAGCCAGTAGTTGGATGTATGCACAGCGCTTTGGCGTAAAAGATGTCTTGGTCATTAACGAGCAGGGAGATGCGTTTATTTCTGCTAGCTTGCAAGCCCGCATTAAATGGCTAAAAAAACCGACGCACTTATATCGTTTGCGTTAA
- a CDS encoding O-methyltransferase codes for MTVNTLSLSEPLRDYFLQMALREPDILRQLREETSEHRVAKMSLAPEQGALLIFLLRLIGAKRYIEVGTFLGYSSIAAAIAMGEDSQVIACDVCEEFTIQAQSWWKRAGIEQQTKLYLDRAVETLPRLLEKGAAGQFDCMLIDADKPNYPNYYEYALQLVRPRGLIILDNMFLNGRVATPQASHPRSVAILHEFNRQLRDDQRVEHCILPAGDGMTILFKR; via the coding sequence ATGACCGTAAATACTCTGTCTTTATCTGAACCACTACGTGATTATTTCTTGCAAATGGCACTGCGTGAGCCTGATATTTTGCGGCAATTGCGCGAAGAAACCAGCGAGCATCGCGTAGCAAAGATGTCTCTCGCCCCCGAGCAAGGCGCTTTGCTGATCTTCCTATTACGGCTGATTGGCGCAAAACGCTATATCGAAGTTGGTACTTTTCTTGGTTACAGCTCAATCGCTGCCGCCATTGCAATGGGCGAAGATAGCCAAGTCATTGCCTGCGATGTCTGTGAAGAATTTACCATCCAAGCGCAAAGCTGGTGGAAACGTGCAGGTATTGAGCAACAAACCAAGCTGTATCTCGATCGCGCGGTGGAAACGCTGCCACGCTTGCTCGAAAAAGGAGCGGCGGGTCAATTCGATTGCATGCTGATCGATGCAGATAAGCCCAATTACCCCAATTATTATGAATACGCGCTACAACTAGTGCGCCCGCGTGGCTTAATCATTCTGGATAATATGTTTCTCAATGGTCGTGTCGCCACGCCACAGGCGAGCCATCCACGCAGCGTTGCCATCTTGCATGAATTTAACCGCCAACTTCGTGATGATCAACGGGTTGAGCATTGTATCTTACCGGCAGGAGATGGGATGACCATCTTATTTAAACGCTAA
- a CDS encoding HPr family phosphocarrier protein, whose protein sequence is MPQQEVEIINKLGLHARASSKFTQLASQFQCEVWVSRNQKRVNAKSIMGVMMLAAGKGSKIIIDTSNAPDEQKALDALIALVADKFGEGE, encoded by the coding sequence ATGCCGCAGCAAGAAGTAGAAATCATCAATAAATTGGGTTTGCACGCCAGAGCATCGAGCAAATTTACGCAATTGGCGAGCCAATTCCAATGCGAAGTTTGGGTAAGCCGCAATCAGAAACGTGTGAATGCCAAATCCATCATGGGCGTGATGATGCTAGCGGCAGGAAAAGGCAGCAAAATCATCATCGATACCAGTAATGCACCGGATGAGCAAAAAGCACTCGATGCACTGATCGCTTTAGTTGCCGATAAATTTGGCGAAGGCGAATAA
- a CDS encoding PTS sugar transporter subunit IIA, whose amino-acid sequence MVGIIIVTHYSMGEALMTCAQHIMGRPLPNLGQLAVSKADEPDEVLRRAQALIDELDDGSGVLLLTDIYGGTPSNVANRLISAGKVEAVAGVNLPMLVRALSYSHQSLDIAVSKAITGGLEGVLYMLPSSQP is encoded by the coding sequence ATGGTAGGGATAATCATTGTGACCCATTATTCGATGGGAGAGGCTTTGATGACATGTGCACAGCACATTATGGGACGCCCTTTGCCGAACCTAGGGCAACTTGCGGTCAGCAAAGCTGACGAACCCGATGAAGTCTTGCGCCGTGCACAAGCCTTGATCGACGAGCTAGACGATGGCTCAGGCGTGCTATTGCTAACCGATATTTATGGCGGCACGCCATCTAACGTTGCCAATCGACTCATCAGTGCCGGCAAGGTAGAAGCGGTCGCTGGGGTTAACTTGCCAATGTTGGTACGCGCACTATCCTACAGCCACCAGTCTTTGGATATCGCGGTCAGTAAAGCGATCACTGGTGGCCTAGAAGGCGTTTTGTATATGTTACCAAGCAGTCAGCCGTAA
- a CDS encoding tetratricopeptide repeat-containing diguanylate cyclase — protein sequence MLNDLEDFFPPEPCGREHIIRCLQEARRLFVVHCESSIVLAQSALQAADTLKATDLEIEALLLIGQSQQIIQHTDTAVHSFTLALEKSKLVHDTRQQSQCHEGLALCYQSQRQTQKALHSWLNSLELATQENQIERYIHCYLGIGDLYFQRDHFEQAFYFQSQAVEWAQLHQDIDLQSRTQLHLAATLIRIQDYALAERLLLKTEDTLILPIRLSWLAEINHYLGQISLAKHDWIRAQAYFQAAYDLNLNTSSRWGQTQCLISLGQLACQQAEHEKAIVHLQQALELAEALENEHLQQQIHRALSSNYEACGDFIRATMHHIGFHNYYLQLQKQNTRDQLDAISTRRLNQAEIKLQLLRSELEVKQLMQQRSLEHERMQQLENAAYHDALTGVLNRHALDEQLPLLLQQIRQEKNKLCLIMIDFDHFKQVNDLHSHQIGDEVLKQGSKILLQLTRETDLLARFGGEEFVLVLPRNDASIALRIAERMRQEIARHDWDKVSTGLQVTISLGCAQWQPAMSIDELMAAADQALYQAKHQGRNQVCLYQGPEQ from the coding sequence TTGCTAAACGACCTAGAAGACTTCTTTCCTCCTGAGCCTTGCGGCAGGGAGCACATTATTCGCTGCCTGCAAGAAGCACGGCGGCTGTTTGTCGTGCATTGCGAATCGAGCATCGTTCTAGCTCAATCTGCCCTGCAGGCAGCCGACACTCTGAAGGCAACCGATTTAGAAATCGAGGCCCTGCTACTAATCGGGCAATCGCAGCAAATCATCCAACATACTGATACCGCAGTACACAGCTTTACCCTAGCACTTGAGAAAAGCAAGCTAGTACATGATACCCGGCAACAAAGCCAGTGCCATGAAGGGCTAGCGCTGTGCTACCAAAGTCAGCGTCAAACACAAAAAGCCTTGCATTCGTGGCTCAACTCCCTTGAGTTGGCAACGCAAGAAAACCAGATTGAGCGCTATATTCATTGCTATCTTGGCATTGGTGATCTGTACTTCCAGCGTGATCACTTTGAGCAAGCATTTTATTTTCAATCGCAGGCAGTGGAATGGGCGCAGCTACATCAAGATATTGATCTGCAATCGCGAACGCAGCTTCATCTGGCGGCGACATTGATTCGGATTCAAGACTATGCGCTGGCCGAGCGTTTATTGCTAAAAACTGAAGACACCCTGATTTTGCCGATCCGCTTGTCGTGGCTCGCCGAAATCAACCACTATCTGGGGCAAATTAGTTTAGCAAAGCATGACTGGATTCGTGCGCAGGCGTATTTTCAGGCCGCGTATGACCTTAATCTGAATACCAGCTCACGCTGGGGGCAAACGCAATGCTTGATTAGCTTGGGCCAACTAGCCTGCCAACAAGCAGAGCATGAAAAAGCCATTGTGCACCTCCAGCAAGCGCTTGAGCTGGCCGAAGCATTAGAAAATGAGCATCTGCAGCAGCAAATTCACCGGGCACTTTCCAGTAATTACGAGGCCTGCGGTGATTTTATTCGTGCCACGATGCATCACATTGGGTTTCATAATTACTACCTGCAGCTACAAAAACAAAACACTCGCGATCAATTGGATGCTATTTCTACCCGCCGGCTCAACCAAGCGGAAATCAAGCTTCAGTTATTGCGTAGCGAATTGGAAGTAAAACAACTCATGCAGCAACGTAGCCTAGAGCATGAACGCATGCAACAGCTCGAAAATGCAGCCTATCATGACGCACTTACCGGCGTGCTCAATCGCCATGCACTAGACGAACAACTGCCATTGCTACTGCAGCAAATTCGCCAGGAAAAAAACAAACTGTGCCTGATCATGATTGATTTTGATCATTTCAAACAGGTCAATGATCTGCATTCACACCAAATTGGCGATGAAGTACTCAAACAAGGCTCGAAAATCTTATTGCAGCTAACACGCGAAACCGATTTGCTGGCGCGCTTTGGCGGTGAGGAATTCGTGCTCGTTCTGCCGCGCAACGATGCCAGCATAGCACTGAGGATTGCCGAACGGATGCGCCAAGAAATAGCCCGCCATGACTGGGATAAAGTCTCCACAGGCTTACAGGTCACCATCAGTTTGGGCTGCGCGCAATGGCAACCCGCAATGTCGATTGATGAACTCATGGCGGCTGCCGATCAGGCGCTGTATCAAGCGAAGCACCAAGGTCGTAATCAGGTCTGCTTATATCAGGGGCCCGAGCAATGA
- a CDS encoding tetratricopeptide repeat-containing sensor histidine kinase, whose product MFPLTQPFSSTVQFAQMVAQIESLLHNERAQAQTLLDQLLSQTRAEHDAVGVITAIELQSQITYGDASLDLQYEGLQMAQTHRLFAAEARLLNLIGRALYASARYQEAMQIWARCLEAAELSQQYIAWVKAKMGLGQIYDALGDHQSAVQMHQEAIARCGSLEDDWLLLQAHINLGVNLFKLRRHDEALAAYNFALDTARTLKHADDEAEALMRIGELYVAKQSFSLAMASLDAARVIAERTGYRWALAQTILLRAECLLRMGRPKEALQQSHQGLDIAKQAGALHVRMKLHYLLSEICETLEDFATALQMQRQAQRLEQQIQQASQRDPLQQVAQIAGLQPNAEQTLLNLASSCSLEQGSLPSISLTLCQTACQILQLAQASFWQWADDGKRLICLMRGNAVGERLSTGPDLQREQLPELFTYLQTGEMVVAHSATQHLYTWRWSELTLQAQNIHALILVPVRLNDQTIAVLACEHLAKQRNWQRAELQHANQLGLLASRALAQHQQQFYQQEIAALNTKLQGQNDELELRVAERTQALQDASQKLVHAEKLAALGFLVAGFAHKLNTPLGSILTAASTFSEHSLELGHNLAAGSVKKSQLEQYIQDSLHSAAIIQRNAHRASEMIRDLRQLADDDSSALPERCQLKTLIEPIIERWQTSDTLRRIQISNLIDPQLEISSYRAAIEQIIGQLLENSLRHAFGPGQHGQITLRSQINTPDQVQLVYQDNGKGIAHELQPKIFEPFYTTQFGQGHSGLGMYQVYSLIHGKLGGDISLRSEIGQGVEITLTLPIRASFAG is encoded by the coding sequence ATGTTCCCTTTAACACAGCCGTTTAGCAGCACTGTGCAATTTGCCCAAATGGTGGCGCAGATTGAATCGCTGTTGCATAACGAACGTGCCCAAGCCCAAACCCTACTTGACCAGCTACTAAGCCAAACTCGGGCGGAACATGATGCGGTTGGCGTGATTACAGCCATCGAATTACAGTCACAAATTACCTACGGGGATGCCAGCCTTGACCTGCAGTACGAAGGCTTGCAAATGGCGCAAACTCATCGCCTATTTGCAGCAGAAGCACGGCTACTAAACCTGATTGGTCGTGCACTTTACGCCAGCGCCCGTTACCAAGAAGCCATGCAAATTTGGGCTCGTTGCCTAGAAGCAGCGGAGCTTTCCCAGCAATATATCGCTTGGGTGAAAGCCAAAATGGGCTTGGGGCAAATTTACGATGCACTTGGCGATCATCAATCTGCAGTTCAGATGCATCAAGAAGCCATTGCCCGCTGCGGCAGCTTGGAAGATGACTGGTTGCTATTGCAAGCACACATCAATCTAGGGGTGAATTTATTCAAACTTCGTCGCCACGACGAAGCACTGGCCGCGTATAACTTCGCGCTCGATACCGCCAGAACGCTAAAACATGCTGACGATGAAGCCGAAGCATTAATGCGAATCGGCGAGTTATATGTGGCAAAACAATCTTTTTCATTAGCGATGGCATCGCTCGATGCCGCACGGGTCATCGCAGAACGCACAGGTTATCGCTGGGCTTTAGCGCAAACCATCTTACTGCGTGCAGAATGCCTATTGCGAATGGGCCGCCCCAAGGAGGCTTTGCAGCAATCTCATCAAGGGCTTGATATCGCCAAACAGGCCGGTGCCTTGCATGTCCGTATGAAGTTGCACTATCTGCTGAGTGAAATTTGCGAAACACTTGAAGACTTTGCTACGGCGTTGCAAATGCAGCGCCAAGCGCAACGGCTAGAGCAACAAATCCAACAAGCCAGCCAGCGCGATCCGCTACAGCAAGTGGCACAAATTGCAGGTTTACAACCCAATGCCGAGCAAACGCTGCTAAATCTGGCGAGCTCTTGTTCACTAGAGCAAGGCTCGCTGCCCAGCATCAGCCTTACTCTTTGCCAAACAGCATGCCAAATCCTGCAGCTTGCACAAGCCAGCTTCTGGCAATGGGCAGATGATGGTAAGCGTTTAATCTGCCTGATGCGCGGCAATGCTGTCGGTGAGCGCTTGAGTACAGGGCCAGATTTACAGCGCGAACAACTACCTGAGCTTTTCACTTACCTGCAAACAGGGGAAATGGTGGTTGCCCACTCGGCGACTCAGCATTTATATACCTGGCGCTGGAGCGAACTGACGTTGCAAGCGCAAAATATCCACGCCTTGATTTTGGTGCCAGTACGCTTGAACGATCAAACCATTGCGGTACTCGCCTGTGAGCATCTGGCTAAACAGCGCAATTGGCAACGCGCTGAATTGCAGCACGCGAATCAATTGGGGCTACTTGCCAGCCGCGCGCTAGCTCAGCATCAACAGCAGTTCTACCAACAGGAAATCGCGGCGCTCAATACTAAGCTGCAAGGCCAAAATGATGAGTTGGAACTCCGCGTGGCAGAACGAACCCAAGCCTTGCAAGATGCGAGCCAGAAACTGGTGCACGCCGAAAAACTAGCCGCGCTAGGATTTCTGGTCGCCGGGTTTGCACATAAGCTCAACACACCATTGGGCAGCATCCTCACTGCGGCAAGCACCTTTAGCGAACATAGTCTCGAGCTTGGGCATAATTTAGCCGCTGGTAGCGTGAAGAAAAGCCAACTGGAGCAATACATTCAGGATAGTCTGCACAGTGCTGCAATTATTCAGCGCAATGCACACCGCGCCAGCGAGATGATTCGCGATCTGCGCCAACTTGCCGACGATGATAGCTCAGCGCTCCCAGAGCGCTGTCAGCTTAAAACTCTGATCGAGCCTATCATTGAACGCTGGCAAACCAGTGACACACTCCGGCGCATCCAGATCAGCAACCTCATTGATCCTCAACTCGAGATCAGCAGTTATCGTGCCGCAATAGAGCAGATTATTGGCCAATTACTCGAAAATAGTTTGCGCCATGCATTCGGCCCCGGCCAGCATGGGCAAATTACGCTTCGCAGCCAAATCAACACGCCGGATCAGGTGCAACTGGTATATCAGGACAACGGCAAAGGCATTGCGCATGAACTGCAGCCAAAAATTTTTGAGCCTTTCTACACCACGCAATTTGGCCAAGGACATAGTGGCCTTGGCATGTATCAGGTCTATTCACTGATTCACGGCAAGCTTGGCGGCGACATCAGCTTACGCAGTGAGATTGGGCAAGGCGTTGAAATCACACTAACTTTACCAATCCGTGCGTCATTTGCTGGCTAA